The genomic window CATGAGTCTTCATTATGTTACAGGGCCTAGTTAAGCCTGTGGGAATTAGTGTGAGAAACTCCTGGTTAGTGGAGGTAGCTTCAACATGACCAACTTCAAACTACTTTCTCCAAGGGAAAAAGGATcatcagaaatatataaaattcatggAGAGCAAGAATGTAGAGCAACAATATCAGattctcggggtggctaggtggtgtagtagtggataaagcaccagccttggagtcaaaccagtctcagacacttaataattacctagctgtgtggccttaggcaagccacttaaccctgtttgccttgcaaaaacaaacaaacaaaaaaaaaaccccaatatcaGATTCTCCAGAATTTTCAGCCACTGGAAGATGGCAGAGGCTGCAATCTTCTGCACCCCAATGGAAGACCTGGAGTTCAAAGTCTATTCAAGTCCCACTGCACTTGTGTGCACCTCCCCTGACATCCAGGCTGGGGGGGAAGCAAGAGATTCTGAGTAGTCTCTAGGGCTATAGCCAACCATTTAAACAAGGAGGGTGTGCTTTGCTGCAAGCTGCATGCAGTGTCAGGCTATGATGCTATCTTTGGAAAACTTGTACTGATACATCCAGGAAGCCAGTGAGAAAAGGCAGGGAGAGCCCATCCCCTGTCCATTTTCTGAGGACTTGGAAAAAGTCCTATCCTTCACACACACCTGATATGAAAGTCCCTGAAGCTGATCCTGCAGGCTATGTACCTTCATGTTGGAATCCCATGCCAGGTTGCACTCCTCCCTGGCTGAATCCTGTTGTACCCGTGATGATCATTTGGAACAGAACCTCTTGCCCAAGTGGAGAATGAAGAGAACAGCCCTCAAAAGCCACCTCAGGTGATCCCATGGACCCCCAGAACTTTTATGTATGTCCCAAACCAGATGACTAATGGGAACACAACAGATGATTCACTGGACCCCGAGGCCTCTCATTTCTATGTCAAATCACTTTCCCAGAAAGCACAAATTGTTCCAATACCACTTCCCTATATCCAGCATCAAGAGACCAATGAGAACAATCCCCATTACCAGAGTCAGTCAGCACATCCTTTCATCTGGTCATGATTCTGACTTCAGGAAAGATGATATCCCATGTGATCAACATAGACTTTGAAGAGTCAATTGAAAACAGTTCCCAAGACCCAATAGTACTGATCCCACAGGTTGTGCCAACCATCAATTCAATCCAGAATGTGGAGATAGGCGACACCACCACCCAAGATCATAGCAGATCACCTTACACCTCAACTATGATGCCATTCCCCCAAATCCAAATTTAATGTTAACCATCCCCACCGTGCTACCCATacaaaactccacaattcttcccccgtctctttatttctttccaaacACTAGTATCAAAATACCTTAGgaactttcaaaaaagaaatgaggtctCTCAAAAACAGGAGACAATCGTGTTACCTACTTCGAACAGAACTTGCCTGGTGTAGGATTTGTCTGAATCCCTAGATTCCTGCTGTCATATCCTCATTTAGACTCTCCTTGTTTGGATATGTCTAAATAAAGATATTCCACAAACTTTGAGATATCAGCTACCCGGAGATCAAGGGGGAACATTGAGGTCATCCCACATGTAAAAGAGTAAGGATCCAGTCCACAAAGTAGAAGGTCCTTCTGATCAGAACTGGGGGAGGGGTGGAAAGAGCGAGCTAGCTTCATTGTATCATTATCGgttaccaggaaaaaaaaagaaaacatgcagAGCCGGTCATTGGTTTCAGTTTGGTGCAGCCTTGTCACCTCCCGACCTGGCCTTTACTCAGTCTCTGGAAGGACTCGGTGAGATCCCGGCTGGAGTGTGAATAGCAAATGGCAAGCAAGGGGGGAGAGCTGGTAGAATCCAGCCCCTCTTCAGCCCGCAGTGAATCCTGCCCAAACCGAGGTTTGCCCGAGTCTCCCTCCGGCACGGCCTTGGGCACAGACATGCCTTTCTAGCGGAAGAGCAGGAGACCTTACCCAGACTCGCAGGCAGCAAAGCGAGCCTGCGGCATGCGGCTTGGAGGAAAGAAAGACCTTTCGCTGTTGCTTAGGTTGCCAAGCCAGGAGGTGGCATGTAGGGTTGAGGCACTGGTGGCTGGTTTACAGGAAAGGGGCAAGAGGGACTAACTTGAGCAGCCATTAGGCTCGGGTATCCGGGCGCACGAGCCGCGAGCCGGAGCCCGGACCCTAAGcccacctttcctttcctttccttccgttccgttccgttccgttccCCACCCGACCCGTACCGAACCGACCCGACCCGACCCGACCCCGTCTGAGCCCCGGGAGGTGACGGCACTACTCCGGAGCGCATCTGGCGTGTCAGCTCTCATAGGGAAAAGTAGGTGGCTCTGAAAAGAGCCGTTGTGTAGTGGGAGGTCAGCGCGCCTCCAGGTCTCCAGCTTACTTGGAGCTGGTGTACTTGGTGACGGCCTTGGTGCCCTCGGACACGGCGTGCTTGGCCAGCTCCCCGGGCAGCAGCAGGCGCACGGCCGTCTGGATCTCCCGGGAGGTGATGGTGGAGCGCTTGTTGTAGTGAGCCAGGCGGGAGGCCTCGCCGGCGATGCGCTCGAAGATGTCGTTGACGAACGAGTTCATGATGCCCATGGCCTTGGAGGAGATGCCCGTGTCGGGGTGGACCTGCTTCAGCACCTTGTACACGTAGATGGAGTAGCTTTCCTTGCGGCTGCGCTTGCGCTTCTTGCCATCTTTCTTCTGCGCCTTGGTCACGGCCTTCTTGGAGCCCTTCTTTGGGGCGGGCGCGGACTTGGCGGGCTCGGGCATGGTAGCAGACGGACAGTTCCAAGGAACAGCTTGATCCGATGAGAACTTCGGCGGTGACTTTAGCCTATTTGAAGGGCTTTTATTCAAATGAGAGATGGCGAAGTCCTCTTTCTGAATGGATGGGGCGTCACAAACCGCCCCGGGTGGGAGGGGCatatatgtaaatgaaaagattCCAACTCTGCTTCTCCATTGGCTGGTTCAGCCAAAGACGCTAGTGACCAATCAGACAGCGCCGTCCAGCCGACTGTCTTACAGGATAATAGGGTAGCTCTTGGGCGGGAAGGCGTCACTTCTCGTCTGAGACCGGCTTTCTGCAAAGTCCTTGCCTGCCTCGCTCCTGTCCTTCTCCTGCCATGTCCGGACGCGGAAAACAAGGAGGCAAAGCCCGCGCCAAGGCCAAGTCCCGCTCCTCCCGGGCCGGGCTGCAGTTCCCCGTGGGCCGGGTACATCGCCTGCTCCGCAAGGGCAACTACTCGGAACGCGTCGGCGCTGGGGCGCCCGTGTACCTGGCTGCGGTCCTCGAGTACCTGACTGCCGAAATCCTGGAGCTGGCGGGCAACGCTGCCAGGGACAACAAGAAGACGCGCATCATCCCCCGCCACCTGCAGCTGGCCATCCGCAACGACGAGGAGCTCAACAAGCTGCTGGGCAAGGTGACCATTGCCCAGGGCGGCGTCCTGCCCAACATCCAAGCCGTGCTGCTGCCCAAGAAGACCGAGAGCCACCACAAAGCCAAGGGCAAGTAAGCCAGCGCGGCTGGCGGGACGGTCGGATAAGGGACTCGTCTACCACGCAGAAACCAAAGGCTCTTTTCAGAGCCACCTACACCTTCAAACAAAGGGCTGGAGCACGCGGTGGCCAATGTGCGCCGGAAAATGCGGGGTGGTCCCTGGGGGAGGCTGGCGAGTTGCCCGTAACTTTCTTCCCGCCTGGCACACTCAAGTTTAGCAACTTTGAAGCTTTGGGGAGAAAAGTCCTAATCCTGTATTATCTAAAGTCACTCAGTAAACTTTGATTTAATAAAGCCGGAGTCTAAATTTAGGTCTCAAACCTACACAATCACGTCTTTTCCCACCTTGTTGAGACTCCCTGTCCGTAAGGTATGAACCAACAAAGTTCCCTCGCTCTTGGTCTTCTCCATTTTCACGGAGACAGAGACAGCCACCGTTTCTCTCCttatccttcccccccccccccagtcacgGAGCTTCCTAAGACCCTTTCTGCCTTCCCCACCTCCAAGTCCAAATTGTTCTCATTATATCCCTACAAACAACATCTCTGCCCTTGGTGCTCCTGCTTCCAGCCTCTCCCATCCATCCCCTCGCCCATCCGCCCATCCCTCCTTGGAACAGCTTCGTAAGTCATCTTGCTAAAAGCACAGGGCGGTCCATTAGGGCCCCCGGTCCCCaaactttcagtttccttttgcttCTCGCCTAACTCGCACACTCGGTCTTCAGTCAGTTCGTTATATAGAAGCTTTATCTTCCTCTTGTTTGTGTGCTCACTTGGCACTCTTTTTCCCTCCTTAAATCTCTTTGCTGTCGTACAAGGTGTATCGCTCGGGATGCCCCCCTCCTCCCACTACCGAAACCACACGTAAAGTCCTAAAAGCGCAAGAAAAGCTTCAGTTGCGGGAGGGCAGTGCTGCTTTGCATGGCCAACGCGTCATGCCAGTTCATTGGAAAAGGCAGGCGCTTATTAAAATGCCCGCGGAGCTGAGTGGAGGGCAGCGGTTACTGGGCCCGGGTGTACGCATAGGAAAGCCAGTGCCCTGACACCAAGAGGAGCTCCTCTGCAAATAACCAGAGGGCCGACCCGAGGAAGAGGTTCCTTGAATTAATCCAGAACTTAGTGTGGGGCAGCAAACACATCATCAGCGTGAGACTCCCTAAATTCGTCCCTTCATCCCGCAAAACCACCAAAACCTGAAACTTCAAGCCGCCTGCAAGCCAAGGTGACTCATAGtcacttaaaaaaggaaaaagtagagCCTTTTTGATGTTGAGAAACTGGGAATTTGGAATGTGAGGATGGCGGGAAGGAGGGAGAGCAGAGGGATGGGGGGATTGGAGGGAGGGGAAAGTCAAGAGATCCCGCTCGGAGAAAGCCTGGAGCTAAAAGGCACTCTGGGTCTTCCGGGCCAGCGGGACCGGCTCGGTACAAGTGGCGGGAATAGGTGGGTGGCTAGGATGTTCTAAGTGCGAGGCGAACGCGAAAGAAAACGGGACTCAGAGTCAAACGACCAGACCAATAAAAGAGAAGTGGGGGGAAAAAAtatcccaaattaaaaaaaaaaaaccttgagtgAGGGAGGGTTGTGCAGGGGCCCAGTAAGGATGGCGTTAGGCCAGCGTGTGagaggaagtgggggggggcaaaaaaagggggaaacgAATAGATTTGAGCCTAGATTTTGAAAGAGAGGGAGGGTGGAACCTCGCTACCCAATGAAATGGCTCGGAATTTGGAGGGTGGGAAGGGTTGACTTTCCGCCAGTTCATTGGGGCGCGGAGCTTTTAAACGTCCCAATCAGAACGTTCCTGTCGATATAAATATAGGCGCCTGTGGGGCAGTTTTCCGTACTCGTTTGGTCGTTGGGAGGTGAGGCTGCTCGCTCTCTTGCCATGGCTCGGACGAAACAGACCGCTCGCAAGTCCACCGGCGGCAAGGCGCCCCGCAAGCAGCTGGCCACCAAAGCAGCCCGCAAGAGCGCGCCGGCCACGGGCGGCGTGAAGAAGCCTCACCGCTACCGGCCCGGCACCGTGGCGCTGCGGGAGATCCGGCGCTACCAGAAGTCCACGGAGCTGCTGATCCGCAAGCTGCCCTTCCAGCGGCTGGTGCGCGAGATCGCTCAGGACTTCAAGACCGACCTGCGCTTCCAGAGCTCGGCCGTGATGGCCTTGCAGGAGGCGAGCGAAGCCTACCTCGTGGGGCTCTTTGAGGACACCAACCTGTGCGCCATCCACGCCAAGAGAGTGACCATTATGCCCAAGGACATCCAGCTGGCTCGCCGCATCCGCGGGGAGAGGGCTTGAGACCTTGAAAACGCTAAGCAACCAAAGGCTCTTTTCAGAGCCACCCACAGTTTCGGCAAAGAGCGGCTGTATTCACACGTAACTCTGGGAGTCCCCTCTGGAGCAGCATCGTGGCGTAGCGGGTAGAAAACCGGCCACTTGCTTGGTTTTCAACTCCAGCCACTCACCAACTCAAAAAAAATAAGTTAGGAATTTTCTCCTGCCCGCGGCAGAGGGAGAGGAAGCCCCTGGGCGGGGCGCGCACGAATGCGCGCgctttttcaaaaaaaactttCCCGCCCTAGGCTTGCTTCCATAGGCGGCCCCTCCCTCCGCCCCATTAATGCAGCAACAACCCGGCTCTAATACTCGAAATCCGGAGTATTTGAGCCGGCCTACGAGGGCTGTGTATGCACGCTGGTGCTCAGCATCTCTTTGGAGATCTATGGGCGGTGGCTCTGAAAAGAGCCTTTTTGAGTTTTTATATAAAAGAACGGGTTTGGGAGGAAACACGTGGGACGGAAATTCCTTCACTTCTTGGGAACCGCCTTTTTGGGCCTGGCAGCCTTAGCCTTGGTTGCTTTGGGCCTGGCTAGTCTGGCCTTGGCCGGACTCTTAGCTCCCTTCTTGGCCTTGGCAGCCTTGGGCTTCCTGGCAGTCTTGGAAGACGCTTTCTTGCCTCCCGCCGCAGCTGGCTTCTTAACGCTTTGGGGGGTCTTGGCGCTCTTCTTGCTAGCCGCCGCCCCAGAAACCTTCTTAGGTTTCCTGGTTGCAGCGCGGGCCTTCTGGGGCTTGGCCGAGGCAGCCTTCCTGCCCTTGCTTTTGGCCTCGCCGGCCGGAGCCTTCTTGTTGAGCTTGAAGGAGCCGGAAGCCCCGGTGCCCTTGGTCTGCACCAGAGTGCCCTTGCTCACCAGGCTCTTGAGCCCCAGCTTGATGCGGCTGTTGTTCTTCTCCACGTCGTAGCCGGCGGCCGCCA from Macrotis lagotis isolate mMagLag1 chromosome 2, bilby.v1.9.chrom.fasta, whole genome shotgun sequence includes these protein-coding regions:
- the LOC141514434 gene encoding histone H2B type 2-E is translated as MPEPAKSAPAPKKGSKKAVTKAQKKDGKKRKRSRKESYSIYVYKVLKQVHPDTGISSKAMGIMNSFVNDIFERIAGEASRLAHYNKRSTITSREIQTAVRLLLPGELAKHAVSEGTKAVTKYTSSK
- the LOC141514438 gene encoding histone H2A type 1-like — protein: MSGRGKQGGKARAKAKSRSSRAGLQFPVGRVHRLLRKGNYSERVGAGAPVYLAAVLEYLTAEILELAGNAARDNKKTRIIPRHLQLAIRNDEELNKLLGKVTIAQGGVLPNIQAVLLPKKTESHHKAKGK
- the LOC141514437 gene encoding histone H3, encoding MARTKQTARKSTGGKAPRKQLATKAARKSAPATGGVKKPHRYRPGTVALREIRRYQKSTELLIRKLPFQRLVREIAQDFKTDLRFQSSAVMALQEASEAYLVGLFEDTNLCAIHAKRVTIMPKDIQLARRIRGERA
- the LOC141514432 gene encoding histone H1.4-like, with the protein product MSETAPAPPTAPAPAPAPADKTPVRKKPGKKAAGSAGARRKAAGPPVSELITKAVEASKERSGVSLAALKKALAAAGYDVEKNNSRIKLGLKSLVSKGTLVQTKGTGASGSFKLNKKAPAGEAKSKGRKAASAKPQKARAATRKPKKVSGAAASKKSAKTPQSVKKPAAAGGKKASSKTARKPKAAKAKKGAKSPAKARLARPKATKAKAARPKKAVPKK